The following proteins come from a genomic window of Nicotiana tomentosiformis chromosome 12, ASM39032v3, whole genome shotgun sequence:
- the LOC138902175 gene encoding uncharacterized protein, with product MFVEQCQAQRSGDIIFGLQRLILDKEELTSERDQLLTERDQTVARLSELEARAAEAVKLDARLQQSEQEVVTLSRETSQLRVQFEEARAKWVEVHNDVLATFDREAASTERLNNLEATLNSKVEEVVAAEEKYVRLEERHKRAIEHNKVFNSTVREFDISLRATRSERDSISTEVGHLKEELQRRAAFLIV from the exons atgtttgttgaacaatgccaagCACAACGCAGCGGCGATATAATCTTT ggacTTCAAAGGCTTATTCTTGATAAGGAAGAGCTTACCTCCGAGCGGGATCAACTATTGACCGAGCGAGACCAGACTGTTgctcgcctctcagaactggaagcACGAGCTGCTGAGGCCGTTAAATTAGATGCTcggttgcagcaaagcgagcaagaagtagtGACCCTTAGCAGGGAGACCTCCCAATTAAGGGTGCAATTTGAAGAGGCTAGGGCAAAATGGGTCGAGGTCCACAATGATGTTCTTGCTACATTTGATCGTGAGGCTGCCTCTACTGAAAGATTAAATAATTTAGAGGCAACTTTGAACTCCAAAGTTGAAGAAGTTGTTGCTGCCGAGGAGAAGTATGTCCGGTTGGAAGAGAGGCATAAGAGAGCCATAGAGCACAATAAAGTTTTCAACTCCACTGTCCGCGAATTCGACATCAGCCTCCGAGCCACTAGATCCGAGCGGGATAGCATTTCAACCGAGGTTGGCCATCTTAAAGAAGAACTCCAGCGCCGAGCGGCTTTCCTCATTGTTTAA